The sequence below is a genomic window from Acyrthosiphon pisum isolate AL4f unplaced genomic scaffold, pea_aphid_22Mar2018_4r6ur Scaffold_436;HRSCAF=871, whole genome shotgun sequence.
TCTATAACTTCTAACTTGTCTAACACTAGATCTGTATCTCTTATCTATAAGTATATGATCGATTTGACTTTTAGTTCTTCCATCTGGAGATACCCAAGTTTGTTTGTAAATTTCTTTACGTTGAAACTGGGTACTACTTATAACTAATCCTTTGGTTGAGGCAAAGCTGATTAACCTTAGTCCGTTATTATTGCTTTCACTATGCATACTTTCTTTTCCTATAGTATGTCTAAAAGCATGCTCACGCCCTACTTGAGCATTTTGGTCTCCAACTAGAATTCTTATGTAGCTTCTGGGTATCATGTCGTATACTCTTTCTAGCTTATCGTAGAAAGAGTCTTTATAATCGTTATCTGCTGTTTCAGTTGGTGCATAACAGTTGATTATTGCTATATTAGAGGTTTTcccttcaattattatatagcataatCGATCATCAACTGCTTCGAATTTCTTTACTAGTTTTACTAGGAACTCTTTTACAATAAAACCCACTCCGTGTTCGTGTCTTCCATTACCGCTtccactataaaatattgtcatgtTATCTGATTTTAGATGTCCAGATCCTGGCCATCTCACTTCTTGGAGGGCAActaaatctacataatatttcttgACTATACTAGTGATACATTTTAGTGCCCCAGGTTTATATAAAGATCTAATGTTCCATGTTCCAAATCGAAATACTCCAGGTTTTCCAGGCTTggttccatttttattttccaaaagaTCTGTCTGAGGCTTAGTAGTAGGAGGtttcttaacaatattttttactaggACGGGTCGTTAGCCCGTCGCTAAACCCCCAACCTGGAGGACCAGACTACCCCAACTAATTAAAGTCAGGGGAGGGCTACTGCAGTGCACTTATTGAAGTACACTGGGCGATGGGAGCGCCACTTTCCCTATGCCGGCCAGGTAACTTTTTAAtacgtgttaaaaataaacaagtttcaaagaccacaattatttattgagtataaattttttttaatttttaatttaaacgacagAATCGTCATTTACAACACTTTTAGTGATGAATAATAAAGGACTGTGTGTACTGAAATATGAAACGTACTCAAGAGTTTCAAGAACTATGACCAATATACNNNNNNNNNNNNNNNNNNNNNNNNNNNNNNNNNNNNNNNNNNNNNNNNNNNNNNNNNNNNNNNNNNNNNNNNNNNNNNNNNNNNNNNNNNNNNNNNNNNNNNNNNNNNNNNNNNNNNNNNNNNNNNNNNNNNNNNNNNNNNNNNNNNNNNNNNNNNNNNNNNNNNNNNNNNNNNNNNNNNNNNNNNNNNNNNNNNNNNNNNNNNNNNNNNNNNNNNNNNNNNNNNNNNNNNNNNNNNNNNNNNNNNNNNNNNNNNNNNNNNNNNNNNNNNNNNNNNNNNNNNNNNNNNNNNNNNNNNNNNNNNNNNNNNNNNNNNNNNNNNNNNNNNN
It includes:
- the LOC100573785 gene encoding craniofacial development protein 2-like — translated: KPPTTKPQTDLLENKNGTKPGKPGVFRFGTWNIRSLYKPGALKCITSIVKKYYVDLVALQEVRWPGSGHLKSDNMTIFYSGSGNGRHEHGVGFIVKEFLVKLVKKFEAVDDRLCYIIIEGKTSNIAIINCYAPTETADNDYKDSFYDKLERVYDMIPRSYIRILVGDQNAQVGREHAFRHTIGKESMHSESNNNGLRLISFASTKGLVISSTQFQRKEIYKQTWVSPDGRTKSQIDHILIDKRYRSSVRQVRSYRGADGDTDHYLVISSFRTKLANSWKQ